One region of Bacteroidota bacterium genomic DNA includes:
- a CDS encoding redoxin domain-containing protein codes for MQKIICFLILITVSSQGRTQTAPDFTFTDTDGTEWNLYTELGKGKTVLLDFFYVNCVPCQTFTPEIVQVNNDY; via the coding sequence ATGCAAAAAATAATTTGTTTTTTAATTCTTATTACGGTTTCTTCTCAAGGTAGAACCCAAACGGCCCCTGACTTTACATTCACCGATACAGATGGGACTGAGTGGAATCTATATACAGAACTCGGAAAAGGAAAAACAGTTTTGCTGGATTTTTTTTATGTTAACTGTGTGCCCTGCCAGACTTTTACTCCTGAAATTGTCCAGGTAAACAATGATTATG